cagaggactggCAAAAATGTATGAGACACACAATCGTGAACAAAAAAGCGTCCGAAAAACCTTtcaattataacaaatattcttgtttttatgaaatatgaaacgaattaacttttaaattttacaatattatacaatacataaataaactaatCATTTACGGATAGTTGAGATATAAGTTTTTTGCTCGTGATGccaatgaaaaatatatttataaatatattcatgaaatatataaatacgccGATATAAATCGATTTTTGTTTTCGTAGTAGTAAGAGATTAAAAATACCTAGTACCTAGTAGAAGTTTCCTGTAATCGACGAACTTAAGCCAACTGTATTGTTCAGTGACTTAAGAAGTCTTagagttattaatttataaaaggatacaaagttttttcttcacgtattaatatatagagatAGACATGTCTCAAGTTTTATAACTCTGTTCGTCATTTAATTGTGGTCGTGATCTGGAGATCACGGGTGGATGTGGACCTTGacttacaaacaaacaatgaaaatagaaataatatttcgtTGATTAGTTTTTTGCTTGCTACGAGGAcagatatttgttatatttatggaTATAGAAGTATACACGTGTGTAAGAATGTTAGACATTTCAAGACTAATgattattaatgattaatatatttggAGTGTGACgtgtgaaactttttttttattctttgcgTACATTAATACctgtttcaatattattttaaagaaaactataatatttaaactttacgAAGTGCAAAGGTCGtatttctttcaatttttcTGCATAAATAACTCTTTTGACATAGCAGGTActcgtaacttttttttttatatcactaggtcggcaaacaagcgtacggctcacctgatggtaagagattaccgtagcttatagacgcctacaataccagaagcatcgaaagcacattgccgacccaatccccccaggagctctggttaccttactcaccaacaggaacacaatactgcttgaaaacagtattatttagctgtggtcttccgtaaggtcgaggtactaccccagtcgggctgctccatattttaagcaaaaaTTCCTGTAatggaaattcctgctgtgccctaccctcAACTTTCCATTATATTTAATCAACTTtccattatattaaaaaaaaatatcaaagcaTAACTAAATAGCTTGTAGTTTTAATGCAATTTCTTAATTTTGGTCTTTACTAAACTTGAAAGGATTattgtctatatttttttttatatacaactaggcaGCAacagcaaacaagcatacggttcggctcacctggtggtaagcgttGCTGATCCTACATCCCTCCCAAGAGCTATGGTCACCTTAGtcaccgcaggaacacaacgttgcttgaaagcagtgttatttagttttGATCTTATgtttgctccagattttgagcagaaatttTTCTGTTGTTGTTAGGAGCAGAAAATTATTAAGAGATACGATAGTATACTGACACTCGCGCTCATCAATCTTTACTTAGGAACCATGAGCTACTTACTACTAAGTATACATCTTTGCAAAACAATcctaataatgtaaataacaaaaagagGGTGTAGTTAGAATACAAAGTAAATGGAATAACTGTACCATTTTTAGGCTAGCCGTTGATTTACAATTTGTAGATAGCACcagtttttttatgtaagtgatatgTCTAGAGGCTTATAATGctcgtgcttttgttattccatattttttgatattttttttaaacatgcattggtacttcactgcaactttagaaaacttaagaactagCCTCTATAGTTATAGTCTCTAAAAAttgacgcgagtccactgaccaagactattctataCTAAGAGGACTACTatgcaaaaaaagaaaaaaaatctttttttttagcaTCAGTTGGCACTTAGCACTATTACTGCTAAGAAAGGAATAAGACGGAGGAAGAGAGTTAGGGACTTAAAGACGCGACTTTGTGTAAGGCTTTAACTCTTATACGCAGATGTTTTATATGATGTTTTACATAGAACGAGATAAGCTTTTAACGTTGGATGCTAAAATTCACATTGCTATTTTTCACACGTTCATTTTAACGACAGTGTACATTTAAGTACAGTACATTGACAGTGAgcattttttattcgaaatcaaaatttaaaatctctttaaatcactttttaattattcattatacgatttaataattatgtaaatcattaaaaaaatgattgtcATGAATTAATGTTAAGTTACCACTAATTTGGAATGTGGATTTTTATTCGAATCGAGTTTCAATTAATGTAATCAAATtagttgatatttttgtttatgctGTGGTGACCCTtctacaacaacaacaacaacaacaacaactggTTACTAAACATCGGCAGTTTGCAGGATTGATTCCCGATCGAGATGCATTAagcctttaacatcccactactgggcataagcccctttctccatgtaggagaaggatatgAGCGGTGTGCGGATGCAGTGATGATGatggatgaatatttgtatttgtagaaatatttctttccggttttgatatctgtccttgtgggtttcccacCGTGAtttgaagagcacgttaagctagaTCATGGTTGTCATCATAAATACCTAAAGTGATCcctacttatagtagggaatatatccgcaaatacattattttacattttatcattGTTCTATGACAAAAGCAATATTTGATCTTCGGAGTTTTGTAACACCGCGAACAGACTCAAGTCTCTAAATTGTGGCTTTAGAACAAATACAAAAGAGTTCTTAGAAGTTTTGTTGTTAATGCGCTCTTCGTGCTAGACGTCTAGACTAGTATAACACACAAAATGTTGCACAGGTATGCACGTCGCATAATGATTTAGGTGCCTTTCTAGATGTCGATTAAATCGTGTACTATAACTTCTTGAGATTTAGTATGTGTTGAATTTAACCAGTGatcatttaattgtaattttaacatttaaattttgaaaaatataagttACATACTTGTGCTagttcaaaaataatttcatccgcataaattttattcaaaattttggGGTGTAGGGATTAAACGGGCCCAAATCCTCAATCAAATATATAGCCCCAGATAGATCTAATCAAAGGTATATATAGCACTTTTTTTGTAGGCCAACGTTATTAATTAGtgcttacatttttttactgtatAAAACAACGTTTTTGGGGCGAGCTGATGATTATATgacattaaatttgtaattgtgACACAGTAATATGGCTAATGTACCtagttaataacattttaagttgtttttgttttcaattcgatatatatttGTCATATGCGGAGATAAAAGACACATCTGCGTCATCGTACGGCTGTGACCACTGTAGTAACGAGCTGTAAAAGAACTACATttaattaatcatcatcatcatttcagcctatcgcagtccactgctggacataggcctccacaagttcgtgccaaaaatggcgcgaaccaatgtgttttgccaatagtcgtggagaattaagctccaatccttcttctacatgaagacggaagcctatgcccagcagtgggatgttacaggctgaatgcgagaTGCGactttagtaaatatatactaagcatattcatttttaatttataactatgTCAACACCCGACTCGTACCGGCAGCTTAATGTGTTCTCCGGACGCATACATACGAGGCATGAATGTTACCATaatcacctgatagcgatcgttattcatataTATCCCCTAACTCGGTGATTCACCTATGAAGACAAAGAGGCCTATCTCCAGCTGTAGGATCTTACAGAATGAACAAAATATACagataaatgtatattttttagaaactgtgtatcaaaatatataaatattataccaaCCCTAACTTATTTTCCAGTTcttgcaattttaaaatatattagactTATTTAAGTCTTTAAATAGACTTCCTAAAAGTCCTTAAGCATTGATTAGGTATATATGGAAGATTAAGTAAAGTTTTCATTCGACTAACACCGTATTATATTCAGGGCCTTAACTTTATAAGCGTTAATTTTTGTAATGAGTTTAAACTATATGATGTCGCGatttaaaacgaaatttatAACTTCTGCTGTGATGTGGTAAGGGtaactaaaacaataatttaaactttaagaaatatctatacaactcttcaaatacaatacaaaatagtATAGAAAGAGATGAAAAAAGTTTCAGAGCCTCTACATGGAGGTTTAAGGCCGTCACGATTTCATTATATTCATGCAACGGCCCtttgatatttaaaacaatattctaaagctatatatttaaacaaaagcaatattgTTCTAACTGActgagataaatatattttgcacTTTAAAAGTGTTTTCTTGCAATTTTTTGAAAGCATTAACTTGAAGTTTCAtaagtaaatgttttatttattcaaaataaatgtaactttatttgaaacaatCTACCTTATGCGTCGCTACTGGTGTATATTTGCTTAAGACTCTTGCTTATACTGTCACGTAGAAGTACtcgtatatttcttttattataaatcagaGTTCTCGATTCAAAGGatacttgtaatatttaatattccttTGTGAACCCTTGTCCTACTCAAAAGATATTTGTTCCTAGTCTGGACTTATCTTTGTATTCtgtgtttattttcatttctttgTCTAAAGGTTTTCTCCTTGGTCTCTTTTTTGCTCTGGAACTCGAGCTtagcaattttaattttagatctTTAGgcgtttagttttaaattattacctaTTCTTTTGCTTATATGGACATCCTAGAATACACTCTTGTATGTTTACTtttcctatatttaaaaaatgcgaataataaacaagattttaaaacaatttcattaTGACTATCCAATAGCAATGCGCTCGCTTCCTTAACACGCTCAATATAAGCCTTGAAAGGGCGCGTGACTTTCTGTATAAAGTCCTTAAGATTGATAAGAGGTAAGATTATCAGAACTGACAACTACGATTTTTCGCTTTTAACCAAGAattgtttctttaaatttatcaatattttaagtTCTTTACAAAATTGCAAACAACAAACAGTatgataaaatgtatttatgaaCCCTTCGATCTATGTACAATTGTACATCTTATGTGTTCATAATTTCAGGAtacataagttaaaaaaataaaagtgaatttgtataaattaaattttaaaaaatgttagttttaaattactCTAAATAGTCATAGTTTAAaattactgtaaataaaattgttaaaacgcCTAAAAAGAAATTACTAACAAATTACAAAAGAAACTGGTAACAGCTGCAGTAGTAGTAGTTCAAGCTTTTTATGTTTGTGAGCCTTCTATTATTTTCACTTGATTAATTAAGTGATGGCACTCCATTCGATCTCCGTACGTGGTAAATATTTGTCACATGTGGCTGTCATTCTGATGTTTGTCGTCTAGGCATTTGGCTTTTGtgttgtgtatatatgtatccaAATACCCATTACACCGCGACCCATAATTTATATCCCTTTGGAAGTCGTTGAGTGCCTTTATTATTGTCATAACTCCCAAAATATTAAGATTATCATGAGCTTTAAAAGACATTCCAGCATAAAACTTTTCAGTTCATACAACACAaggttttcttattatatttcgaATTCAATGTCATTAAATGTTGGTAGCAATTACGTCGCCGTCAAAAACACGATATTACTACGTCAGGACAACATGATTTTAGTTTAAAAGCGCAAACGATGCggtaaatttgaaaacaaaaaccaCAAAATTTAACCTTGacgttttgtatttaatatatacttgAAGTATTTCTCGACATCACAGTAGTCTGTGTACAGGAACGAAAAGGACGGTAGGGGAAACTaagttttacatattattatttcacacaAAAGTTTGTCTGTTTTgggattaaatttaataaacactttTGTTATACAGAGTACTATTACATATGATTTCagtgaaaatggtaaaaaattctttgaaatattttaagaaaattttagtAGGTAGCGACGAACCTGTTGTCCTAAAAATAAACTGtatatcatttaataaaacacttttttcggattttatcgcggtttattgttaacttttgattcccgacgtttcggatactttacagcaaccatggtcacgggaggaggAGGacaaaaagtgttttattaaatgagtaaaattcgcgtaaacattagaaaacaaaactGTATATCAGTTCGATTTTAAtggcaattaaaaaatatatttgtaatatttaatattattaagagtACATTATTAAGCTGTATTTCCGAATCTTATAATCTTATAAGTACTCtgtttacaaaaaaatctaTGGTTGCATTCTATTTGggataaattattgttattagtaCTAGTGTTCGCCCAGAGATCGATTccgatcataattaaaaatttaaatttaaaaaaaaataatgaaaataaagaaccttttttattttatttttaatttgactacagactttgacagtcACCTAAAGAGTataaatatgcgtgtgtgtgtgtgtgtcaatacGTGGTAGTatgtgtgatgttttttttattgatttaatatatttttatgcataattaaaaaaatctattagcATTATGCACTCATtctccgtctgcgcaattttcgtaaaaggtggtacaaaatttttgcttcacgtattaatatataaatatttattttacaataatatatggTAAAATATTAGTGTCTCTAGtgcatatattatgtatattatgtattttatgtattagtGATACTTTTTAGTTTTGGGTAACCTACCAAATGATTATGATTATATCAACTTACtgatataaaaaacaaagttttatttaaaagtcatAACGAATAGAAAATGAAACCCAATGAGATAAATAAGAAATGACCATCGACCCTCATTTCTCTGACGATCAAATTTGTCGCAGTCCAAGCGTAAAACTTACAGGCACTCGGCCTTATCTTTATTCTTACGTAGGTAAATCGTTACATCGATAGGTCCTATGTATATAACCCGAAGAAcacctttaaatatttttcatttatactgttatacatacatatttattaggTACTCAAATTActcgtttttgttttgtaaaatctgttacatatgttaaataatataatagatctAAAGGTTCTCGATCTATGTGTAACATAATTGTGCAGTAAACCAAAGTATTTATCCGAAGTATTATTACTTACTTATTAGCtaagattaaatataaaattagttacaGTAATAAATTCGTTTAAATCAATCTTATTATACTATTAATCTTAttaagctgtgcccgcgacttcacggcgtagaatttaacaaaaaagttattgttcagttcgcagagttatacaataaataaacttctaaaataaaagtagcatacgttactccttattacatcagctatctgccagtgaaattcccgtcgaaatcgatcaagccgtttcaactattagccggaacaaacagacatattATTTAacagcatttattaaaaagtcgttattttaatattacaaatagacactctaattttttttttttttttgtatagatatacatacatattaaatttgCAGACAAATCAACATGTCATAACTCTTGTTATCACGAATTCTGAATTCGACTTTACTAAAATTACATAaagaaagatatatttttgtgcccttgtaaaataaaacgtaacattttatttttcatgttaAATATAAACTCCAAAAAACGTTATAATAATATGGTATATGAAGATCCGAAACCAAATATCTCGAATTGAGAAATAAGAACGAAAATGGAAAAATACAATGTCTTTTCAAAGTATTGCTGAACCGCCGGATACCGCCGGAGGAAATCGTCCTTCAATTGAGACCTCAAAAACGGATGGCATGCGAGCTATCTTTCCATACGACAAACTTACTCTTTGATCGACAAACAGGGCACTTTAAGTTCGCTTCACATCGTTAGCAGTTCCACGTAGAAAACTTGCTAGATAGGTATGCCAGACATTTTTCTTGTACCAGAAAAGGTTCCAATATAACACTGACTGGCTGATGCAATGTTGAGATCATTGGCTCACAAAAATTTCTTATAATGAATGGCAATTTAACTGTGTTTTATTCGATCACggcttaaaaaattataagaaattaataaaaattattaataaaattttgtctaaacATATTATAATGTGTTTTACTTTTTCAGGGTAGTtgcatttttaccttgtttattcCTTACTAGCTGTTTCCCACCCGCTTCGCGTCGCGTTAAGTTCGTGGCTTCGCTCCGCGCGGAATAGTTATTCTATTCGATTGAATAACTTGATTGCTCTAAGTTAACAGGCAAAACCCCATGCAACAGTGAAGCTTTAAACGAAATGACTAGATTACAAAATAGTTCATAAGGCATTTCAATAGTATCACTTgtccgcaaataattaattgaaaaatcaaactaaaaaataaaaaataaattatagtttaaaaaaactaaaagaccAAGCTTTTATatctaatcgaactaaaaagtagaaaataatttttaattacaaagagtttatattacagtagtaaaaGATCGAacaataaatcataattaattacttcaaaataaaattataataaaatttaagttaagaaaataatttcaattcagagtaaaaagcgCGGGGTGCTTGATATAGTAAATGTAActattattctacttgcaactatgtgcggagagttataaaaacagtaaaaagttataaaaaaatatagtaaaatacaacccgttttttagtttttttttttactatattactaAGGAATAAATTTGCATTGTTGATAGTCATAATGattaaaaagtttcaatttcttttgttttagactttaagcattaatattatattatgtaggtGTAAGTTTGTAGATACTTTAAAGTTAGCAACAATACACTGATTAAGTTTAGATAAAACATATATAGTTTGAGAGAAATCTAATAATTCAGATTATATTTTTAGGTCAAAGCCCGAAGCACATCTGCCTTGATTAATTAAGTACGAGATATAAGGTTTCGCTGTGATCTATAAATATACTACTTTGAGacgacctttttttttataagtataactATCTTTAGAACATTTGTTCTTgtgatgaaaaaataaaactatctttcgattattcgttttttttttctactaatattataaatgcgaaagtttttatgtatgtatgtatgatgtatgtttgttactcatTCACGCAAAAACCgctagaccgatttcgatgaaacTCGGTACGTAAATAACCGaagatctagaataacacatatGCTACTTATTATCCCGACATTTTCACGGGATAGGAAATTacgtgggtgaaaccgcgtggcgtagctagtgttattatattttaaaaataagactttttagctttatattaactgcaattgattaattaaatacagGGTTCGGCACTTGAAGTGTTACTAACATTACGTTGTCATAGCAACTAAACTGTTTACAGTATGGCGCCCATTTTTTCACATTCCTTAGTCTATTGTATTGTTAATAAACTTACAAAAGCCTATTATTTTTCGTCgttgttaaaaaaagttttgcagATGGAACTAAAACGAAACAGTGTCATTTCTTTGTATTTGGCTGGAAAATCGCAGTCAGTCATCGTTAATGAGCTAGGACATTTACATTTGAACAAAATGTTTGTGTATCGGACCATCACGCGTTACAATGATACGGGTAGCATCAAAAAACGCCATGGAGGTGGACATCCAACAACAGCAACATCATCAGAAATGGTTCGAAAGGTAAAGGCTAGAATTGAACGAAATCCACGACAAAGCACAGTTAAATTGGCGAAAAGTCTTAATGTATCTGCCCGGAGCATAGGAcgcatattgaaaaataaacttcaacTGAAGCCctacaaattacaaaaagtgcAAGACCTAACACTTGCACAAAAGGCAACTCGTCTAGAAAGAGCTAAGAACTTAAAGCACTTGCACGTTGGTGGCATGCTTGAAAATTTGGTATTTTCCGATGAAAAAATTTTTACGGTTCAGCAAGATGTGAAAAAACAAAATGATCGCGTATGGTTAAAGTGTAAATCAAATGACAATTTAGACCAACGAATTGCCTTGCGAAAGCATGCACCAGCATCTGTGATGCTCACCTCTCGTTTTCATTGACCAGGGTGTAAAGATAAACCAGCAGATCTAccgtaaaaacattttaaacgatGCTTTGTTACCTTGGGCACGTAAACAATTTGGTAGAAATCATTGGACCTTTCAACAAGACTCGGCACCATCCCACAAAGCACGTGAAACCcaaatttttttacaagaaaatgTTCCGAGCTTTATTCCTTCGCAACAATGGCCACCATATTCCCCGGACTTAAACCCGATGGATTTTTCTATATGGTCAATTCTAGAAGCCAAAgtgtcaacaaaaaaatatgtgacgGTCGACGCCTTAAAGATTGCTCTCCGCCGAGAATGGAACAAAATACCAGCAGACCACATTCGTGCAGCGTGTGAAGCCTTCTCGGTCAGACTCGATGCTGTTATCCGCGCTAAAGGTGGTcatattgaacaataatttcttttttatttattttatatgttttcttttcgatactaaagttttaaaataaatatgctcataattaacaaaattacagcATTTTGTATTGGTAACACTTCGAGTGCCGAACCCTGTACTTTTACGTATTTTGTGATTTTGATACCTACTTGAGTATATAAATTTTCGACAAATTGATTAAAACGTACCTaatgttttattcaaaattacaGCATCCAATTCTATTTAATAACTATTCTATTAACTTGACTAGCcactgcccgcgacttcgtccgcgttgataGTTACTTGGAAAAAAAAGCcgcgattttgaaatatttttcattagtgctccgctcatattgatcttagcgtgatgatatataactTATAGACTTCCTTGATAAATACgatatctaacactgaaagaatttttcaaatcggaccagtagtcctgagattagcgcgtacaataaaacaaacaaacaaactcttcagctttataatattagaatagatTATATGATTCAGCCATagtgacataaataattttgtggATATAACAGAAATTTCATTAG
Above is a window of Melitaea cinxia chromosome 19, ilMelCinx1.1, whole genome shotgun sequence DNA encoding:
- the LOC123663096 gene encoding uncharacterized protein LOC123663096, which gives rise to MFVYRTITRYNDTGSIKKRHGGGHPTTATSSEMVRKVKARIERNPRQSTVKLAKSLNVSARSIGRILKNKLQLKPYKLQKVQDLTLAQKATRLERAKNLKHLHVGGMLENLVFSDEKIFTVQQDVKKQNDRVWLKCKSNDNLDQRIALRKHAPASVMLTSRFH